In one Polynucleobacter sp. JS-JIR-5-A7 genomic region, the following are encoded:
- the rpmB gene encoding 50S ribosomal protein L28, producing MAKVCQVTGKKPMVGNNVSHANNKTKRRFLPNLQNRRFWVESENRWISLRLTNAGLRVIDKNGIDAVLTDLRARGEI from the coding sequence ATGGCAAAAGTTTGCCAAGTCACTGGGAAGAAGCCGATGGTTGGCAACAATGTATCCCATGCAAACAATAAAACGAAGCGTCGCTTTTTGCCGAATTTGCAAAACCGTCGTTTCTGGGTTGAATCTGAAAACCGTTGGATTAGCTTGCGCTTAACCAATGCTGGCTTGCGCGTTATCGACAAAAACGGCATCGATGCTGTTTTGACTGATCTTCGTGCACGTGGCGAAATTTAA
- the rpmG gene encoding 50S ribosomal protein L33 — protein MAKGGREKIKLESSAGTGHFYTTSKNKRTKPEKMEIMKFDPTIRKHVAYKETKLK, from the coding sequence ATGGCTAAAGGCGGCAGAGAAAAAATCAAGTTAGAGTCATCAGCAGGTACTGGTCACTTCTATACAACTTCAAAAAACAAGCGTACTAAGCCTGAAAAAATGGAGATCATGAAGTTTGATCCAACCATTCGCAAGCATGTTGCTTACAAAGAAACTAAGCTGAAGTAA
- the radC gene encoding DNA repair protein RadC, whose amino-acid sequence MDSPIPNWPKNEQPREKLRLYGARCLTDAELLAIFLRVGVKGKSAVTLANDVLRYFGSLPRLLASTPEELTRIHGMGISKWSQIQAAYELVKRSLEDSLAQGSIFSSPGHVKEFLQAKIGGLPHEVFLCLYLDSNLHLIECQELFRGSITQTAVYPREILKEALARNASAMIVAHNHPSGNPLPSSADQELTKTLTKALQLVDIPLLDHCIVSNSGFFSFSESGLMNIKKN is encoded by the coding sequence ATGGATTCTCCCATCCCAAATTGGCCCAAAAATGAGCAACCTCGAGAAAAGCTTCGTCTGTATGGCGCCCGCTGCCTCACAGATGCTGAATTACTCGCCATTTTTTTGCGGGTCGGCGTCAAGGGGAAAAGCGCTGTCACCTTAGCCAATGATGTATTGCGCTACTTTGGCAGCCTTCCTCGCCTCTTGGCCAGCACCCCCGAAGAATTGACCCGCATCCACGGCATGGGGATCTCAAAATGGTCTCAAATACAGGCTGCCTATGAACTCGTAAAGCGCAGCCTTGAGGATAGTCTGGCTCAAGGCTCGATTTTTTCATCACCAGGTCACGTTAAGGAGTTTTTACAGGCCAAAATTGGCGGTCTACCCCATGAGGTCTTTTTATGCCTTTATTTAGACTCAAACCTACATCTCATAGAGTGCCAAGAGCTTTTTAGAGGCTCTATTACCCAGACCGCCGTCTATCCCCGAGAAATCCTCAAAGAGGCGCTAGCCAGAAATGCAAGCGCCATGATCGTGGCCCATAACCATCCCAGCGGCAACCCGCTCCCCAGTTCAGCAGACCAAGAACTCACCAAGACCCTGACTAAGGCCCTCCAGTTGGTAGATATTCCGCTTTTAGACCACTGCATTGTCAGTAATAGCGGTTTTTTCTCTTTTTCAGAATCAGGCCTTATGAATATTAAGAAAAATTGA
- a CDS encoding acyl-CoA desaturase, with the protein MNTVSSSGFDLFLNWLANGSLDWSWWQIALFTLAVTHVTIAAVTIFLHRCQAHRALDLHPIVSHFFRFWLWLTTGMVTKEWASIHRKHHAKCETVDDPHSPQILGINTVLSRGAELYKNEAKNPETMEKFGHGTPDDWLERNIYSKFSWQGVAIMLIIDVFLFGGIGLTVWAVQMLWIPITAAGVINGIGHYWGYRNFDCEDASTNIFPWGILIGGEELHNNHHTFATSAKLSNKWYEFDIGWLYIQMMSAVGLATVKKTPPKPVLSDLRPADQNTLEAIIANRYEIMARYSKTLRNFFSNEVQHMQVLALHLSDARTWLSKDESRLSEDEKAKLEELMASNAQLRKMIEMRRDLQAIWGRSSATREQLLSQLHTWCQRAEDSGLTSLREFSLRLRRYA; encoded by the coding sequence TTGAATACAGTTTCAAGTTCAGGTTTTGATTTATTCCTCAATTGGCTTGCCAATGGATCTTTAGATTGGTCTTGGTGGCAGATTGCCTTGTTTACCTTGGCTGTTACCCATGTCACTATTGCTGCAGTCACCATCTTCTTGCATCGCTGCCAAGCGCACCGGGCTTTGGATCTGCATCCGATAGTTTCCCATTTCTTCCGCTTTTGGCTTTGGTTGACCACCGGCATGGTGACTAAGGAGTGGGCCTCGATTCACCGTAAGCACCATGCGAAATGTGAAACCGTAGATGATCCCCATAGCCCGCAAATTTTAGGCATTAACACTGTCCTCTCACGTGGTGCTGAGCTTTATAAAAATGAAGCCAAGAATCCAGAGACGATGGAGAAGTTTGGCCACGGCACTCCCGATGATTGGCTCGAGCGCAATATCTATTCCAAGTTTTCTTGGCAGGGCGTTGCCATCATGTTGATCATTGATGTGTTCTTGTTTGGCGGTATTGGATTAACCGTCTGGGCGGTGCAAATGCTGTGGATCCCAATTACAGCGGCTGGTGTGATTAATGGTATTGGCCACTACTGGGGCTATCGCAACTTCGATTGCGAAGATGCTTCAACCAATATTTTCCCATGGGGCATTTTGATTGGTGGTGAAGAACTGCATAACAATCACCATACCTTTGCAACGAGTGCTAAGCTTTCCAATAAATGGTACGAGTTTGATATTGGTTGGCTCTATATTCAGATGATGAGTGCAGTTGGTTTGGCGACAGTAAAGAAAACGCCACCTAAACCCGTCTTGAGTGATTTGCGTCCTGCCGATCAAAACACCTTAGAGGCCATCATTGCTAATCGCTATGAAATCATGGCGCGCTATAGCAAAACATTACGCAACTTCTTTAGTAATGAAGTGCAACACATGCAAGTTCTTGCCTTACATTTAAGCGACGCCCGTACTTGGCTATCCAAGGATGAGTCTCGCTTGAGCGAGGATGAGAAGGCTAAGCTAGAGGAGCTGATGGCGAGCAATGCACAGCTGCGTAAGATGATTGAGATGCGTCGTGATCTACAGGCAATCTGGGGTCGTTCTAGCGCCACCAGAGAGCAATTACTTTCACAGTTGCATACTTGGTGTCAACGCGCTGAAGATAGCGGTCTAACAAGCTTGCGTGAGTTCTCTTTGCGATTGCGTCGTTATGCTTAG
- a CDS encoding peptidylprolyl isomerase: MTKLNVLPNSYLTLNYRLTLPNGEDYINTFVDRPATVLMGSGQFAPCFEKVLLGLSVGDKKSALLSPDESFGERKKDLVQWVTLQALKEGRDDDAEFNPGDVIEFNAPGGAQYAGVLQSIDEQGAWFDFNHPLAGREVTFEAQIVAIL; encoded by the coding sequence ATGACCAAGCTTAACGTTTTGCCCAACTCCTATTTGACTCTCAACTACCGGCTTACTCTGCCCAACGGGGAGGATTACATCAATACTTTTGTTGATCGTCCTGCGACGGTTCTGATGGGCTCTGGACAATTTGCACCTTGCTTTGAAAAAGTGTTGCTAGGGTTAAGTGTTGGCGATAAAAAAAGCGCTTTGTTATCGCCCGATGAAAGTTTTGGTGAGCGTAAAAAAGATTTGGTGCAATGGGTTACTTTGCAGGCGCTCAAAGAAGGTCGTGATGACGATGCTGAATTTAATCCCGGTGATGTAATTGAATTTAATGCGCCGGGTGGAGCTCAATATGCGGGTGTTTTGCAGTCTATTGATGAGCAGGGCGCCTGGTTTGATTTCAATCATCCTCTGGCTGGAAGAGAGGTTACCTTTGAAGCACAAATTGTGGCTATTCTCTAA